Proteins from one Clostridium cellulovorans 743B genomic window:
- a CDS encoding relaxase/mobilization nuclease domain-containing protein, with amino-acid sequence MAILEFINGANKTYSGMNKAISYILQHAKTKPHLTGGKDCSPKTAFNEFVITKQNFRKEKGRQFVHFTQSFSPEDKTTPEIINEAGKKLLEHEIFKNFQVVHATHIDRKHLHNHFIINTVSQVNGKKWQLSAKELEMLKQYSDEICKEFNLIIVDGEKGNYKKRGEYRAGSKGQSWKYELFLAVRECKWSSRSKEEFIDNMERLGYKVDWTEERKYITFTTPEGKKCRNRKLYPPEQFTKEALIEAFEINSQAADEKELKNRMDLILTMIQMLSGEDKNHKQGKYPLSMLEGQARKERAIEEAKGRGLDWSRGSGNEM; translated from the coding sequence ATGGCAATATTAGAATTTATCAATGGAGCAAATAAAACCTATTCAGGAATGAATAAAGCTATATCATATATATTGCAACATGCAAAAACAAAACCCCACTTAACTGGAGGAAAAGATTGTAGTCCTAAAACTGCCTTTAATGAATTTGTAATAACAAAGCAAAATTTTAGAAAAGAAAAGGGACGGCAGTTTGTGCATTTCACTCAATCCTTTTCGCCAGAAGATAAAACAACTCCAGAAATAATTAATGAAGCAGGGAAAAAGCTTTTAGAACATGAGATTTTTAAAAACTTTCAAGTTGTACATGCTACTCATATTGATAGAAAGCATTTACATAATCACTTTATTATAAATACTGTAAGTCAAGTTAACGGTAAGAAGTGGCAACTATCGGCTAAAGAATTAGAAATGCTTAAACAATACTCAGATGAAATTTGTAAGGAATTTAATCTTATTATTGTTGATGGAGAAAAAGGAAATTATAAAAAGAGAGGTGAGTATAGAGCAGGATCTAAAGGACAAAGTTGGAAGTATGAGCTTTTCTTAGCCGTTAGAGAATGTAAATGGTCTAGTAGAAGCAAAGAAGAATTTATTGATAATATGGAGAGGCTTGGATATAAGGTTGATTGGACAGAGGAGAGAAAGTACATAACTTTTACAACACCTGAAGGTAAAAAGTGCAGAAATAGAAAGCTATATCCACCAGAGCAATTTACTAAAGAAGCATTAATTGAAGCTTTCGAGATTAATAGTCAAGCAGCAGATGAAAAGGAATTAAAGAATAGAATGGATTTAATATTAACTATGATTCAAATGTTATCTGGAGAAGATAAAAATCATAAGCAAGGAAAATATCCTTTATCGATGCTTGAAGGACAAGCTAGAAAAGAAAGAGCTATTGAAGAAGCAAAAGGTAGGGGACTTGATTGGAGCAGAGGAAGCGGTAATGAAATGTAG
- a CDS encoding plasmid mobilization protein: MRTRSVQTNIRMTEEEASKIKDKAQTANMTFSNYIIYSALDKEIIVIDGVKEFTHQLSKVGANLNQITTLCHQGKITCVDINSTNKILADLWQFLVKLRKKGKKAR, translated from the coding sequence ATGAGAACAAGAAGTGTCCAGACCAATATTAGAATGACAGAAGAAGAAGCAAGTAAGATAAAAGACAAAGCTCAGACTGCAAATATGACTTTTAGTAACTATATTATATATTCAGCTTTGGATAAAGAGATTATTGTTATTGATGGAGTAAAAGAGTTTACACATCAACTTTCAAAGGTTGGTGCGAATCTTAACCAAATTACTACCTTATGTCACCAAGGGAAAATTACCTGTGTAGATATTAATTCAACAAACAAGATATTAGCAGATCTATGGCAGTTCTTAGTTAAGTTAAGGAAGAAAGGCAAAAAAGCAAGGTGA
- a CDS encoding DUF6075 family protein: MKFLNNGHLEKFKTLLNEDNTHPRDCERQSLFYIISGNEDLFQKRKHLYNFKDNCVKLNCLTDGSVDLSSSAGALVRLGFNLYNNYEDKHTNPLDIFYNLDSDNYNLAMESINIRFNREAEKELNNENEEEVEEDYEP; this comes from the coding sequence GTGAAATTTTTAAACAATGGGCATTTAGAAAAATTTAAAACACTACTAAATGAAGATAATACTCATCCAAGAGATTGTGAAAGGCAGTCTCTTTTTTATATTATCTCAGGTAATGAAGATTTATTTCAAAAAAGAAAGCATCTATATAACTTTAAGGATAATTGTGTAAAGCTTAATTGTTTAACTGATGGCAGTGTAGATCTTTCATCAAGTGCTGGAGCTTTAGTAAGGTTAGGTTTTAACTTATATAACAATTATGAAGACAAGCACACCAATCCACTAGATATATTTTATAACCTTGATAGTGATAATTATAATTTAGCTATGGAATCAATTAATATCAGATTTAATAGAGAAGCTGAAAAAGAACTAAATAACGAAAATGAGGAGGAAGTTGAGGAAGATTATGAACCATGA
- a CDS encoding DUF3991 domain-containing protein, producing the protein MKKQELLFTDEEIARANDINIISYATSMGYNVKQATPRTFKIEGFGGLYINADGRKWNWFSQNMGGGIIQFVMQLEGRTWVEAVKHLLGNTDEIVKYEPPEVHEEEEKGEFILPEKNNTYKHIFAYLIHTRGIDKAIVNEFVQKHKIYENTHKSCVFLGYDKEGVPKYASIRSTNTVGKSFRCDVKNSDKSYPFSMEGKNKTLCIFEAPIDLLSYLTLIKLYNIDNFSSHCISLGGVSDKALEYYLKENPNIDKIMLCLDNDEAGHFACKEIYNKYKDSYEISRHKPKSKDFNEDLLRHLEVLNLESKKNLNTLYCENEVMEMEV; encoded by the coding sequence ATGAAAAAACAAGAGCTACTGTTTACAGATGAAGAAATAGCTCGTGCCAATGATATCAATATTATCAGCTATGCTACATCAATGGGATACAATGTTAAACAAGCTACACCGAGAACCTTTAAAATAGAAGGTTTTGGAGGATTATACATAAATGCTGATGGACGTAAATGGAATTGGTTTTCGCAGAATATGGGTGGTGGAATAATTCAATTTGTTATGCAATTAGAAGGTAGAACCTGGGTTGAAGCTGTAAAACATCTTCTTGGAAACACTGATGAAATTGTTAAATACGAGCCACCAGAAGTTCATGAGGAAGAAGAAAAAGGAGAATTTATTCTACCAGAGAAAAACAATACTTATAAACATATTTTTGCTTACTTAATACATACCAGGGGAATCGATAAAGCTATAGTTAATGAGTTTGTACAAAAACACAAAATTTATGAGAATACTCATAAAAGTTGTGTTTTTTTAGGTTATGACAAAGAAGGAGTTCCAAAGTATGCAAGCATAAGAAGTACCAATACGGTAGGTAAATCCTTTAGGTGTGATGTTAAAAACTCAGATAAATCCTATCCTTTCTCAATGGAAGGAAAGAATAAAACCTTATGCATATTTGAAGCTCCTATTGATCTACTAAGTTATCTTACCTTAATCAAGTTATATAACATAGATAACTTTAGCAGCCATTGTATTTCTCTTGGTGGTGTTTCTGATAAAGCACTGGAGTACTATTTAAAAGAAAATCCGAATATAGATAAGATAATGCTCTGCCTCGATAATGACGAAGCAGGGCATTTTGCTTGTAAAGAAATCTATAACAAGTATAAAGACAGTTATGAAATTTCAAGACATAAGCCAAAGAGTAAAGATTTTAACGAGGATCTACTAAGACATCTGGAAGTTTTGAACTTAGAAAGTAAGAAAAATTTAAATACTTTGTATTGTGAAAATGAAGTAATGGAGATGGAGGTATAA